The sequence CGCTGGAGTTCTACCTCAGCGACGCACCCGGTCTGATGGCCAACCCCCAGCAGTTCGCGAAGGCCGACAGCCTCAAGACCACCCCGGACGGCACCGGCCCGTACCGCCTCGACAAGACGCGGACCACCGTCGGCACCAAGTGGTCCTACACGCGCAACGCCGGCTACTGGGGCGAGAAGCTCCCGTACAAGAACATCACCATCAGCTTCTTCGACAACGAGACCGCGATCACCAACGGCCTCAAGACCGGGCAGATCAACGCGGCCCTCCTGCAGACCGCCGACCAGCAGATGGCCATCGAGTCCGACCCGAAGGTCAGGACGCAGAAGCAGGAGATCGACTTCCAGGGACTGCTGCTCTTCGACCGCGACGGCAAGATCACGCCCGCACTGCGCGACCCGCGCGTACGCCAGGCGCTCAACTACGCCGTCGACCGCGACACGATGCTCGACCGCATCCGCCAGAACCGGGGCCGGACCACCTCGCAGATATTCGGCCCCGAGACCCGGGCGTACGACAAGAAGCTGGACGGCTACTACGCGCACGATCCCGCCAAGGCCAAGTCCCTTCTCCAGCAGGCCGGTTACGCAAAGGGATTCACGCTGAAGCTGCCGAGGATCACAGCGATCGTCAACGACGCGCTCGCCGCCTCCCTCCAGTCCGACTTCAAGGCCATCGGCGTCAAGCTCGTCTGGGACACCCTCGACGGCGCCTCGGCCGTCCAGAAGGTGTTCAAGGACCGCCTCTACTCCGGCATGGTCATGAACATGGGCCAGCCCACCTACGACTGGGCCGCCGCCGACGAACTGGTCACCCCCGGCGCGTTCAACATGTTCGGCACCACGGACAAGGTGACGCGGAAGCTGCTGCCCCTCATCAAGGCCGGCACCGAGGCCGAGGCGAAATCCGCCGCGCGCGAACTGAACCAGCACCTCGTCGAGGACGCCTGGTTCCTCCCCTTCTACCGGATGAGCTACCTGCACGTCTCGGACGGGACCGTGAAGATCTCGCCGCAGTCCGGCATGGCCGTCCCCTCGATCTACAACTACGCGCCCGCCAAGTAGCGCACCCGCGCCGACGGATACCGAGTGTCATGCTGAACTTCATCGCCCGCAGGATCGCCTCGGGAGCCGTGCTCCTGGTCGTGATCTCCTTCCTCTCCTATCTGCTGCTGTCCGTCCCGCACATCGACGTGGGCCGGCAACTGCTCGGGGAGAGCGCGTCCCAGAGCGCCATCGACGCCAAGAACGCGTCGCTGGGCCTCGACGAACCGGTGCTCCAGCAGTACGGGACCTGGCTCGCCCACGCCGTCCGGGGCGACCTCGGCACCTCCTGGTTCACGAGCGAGGACGTGGGCCAGGCCGTCGGCAACCGCCTCCCGGTCACCGCCAGCCTGATGCTCGGCGTCACCGCCGTCACCACGGTCCTCGCCTTCCTGCTGGGGGTGTGGGCCGGGGTGCGGCGCGGGGCCGCCGACCGCTTCGTGCAGGTGCTCGGTGTCGTGGGGTACGCCCTGCCGGGATTCCTGCTCACCCTGGTCCTGGTCCTGGTCTTCGCGGTACGGCTCCGCTGGTTCCCCGCCATCGGGTACACCGGCTTCACCGAATCGCCCAGTGGCTGGCTGTCCACCATCACCCTGCCGGTGCTCTCCCTGTCGGTGGCCTCCGTCGCGGGCGTCTCCCAGCAGGTGCGCGGCGCTGTCATCGACGCCCTGCGCCAGGACTACGTACGCACCCTGCGCGCCCGCGGACTGCCCGCGTCCCGCATCGTGTTCAAGCACGTCCTGCGCAACGCCTCGGCGCCCGCGCTCTCCGTGCTCGGCATGCAGTTCGTCGGCCTGCTCGGCGGGGCCGTGCTCGTCGAGCAGATCTTCGGGCTCCCCGGCATCGGCTCCATGACCGTCACCTACACCACCCGCGGCGACATCCCCGTGATCATGGCCCTCGTCATGCTCACCGTGGTCGGTGTCGTCCTGATCAACCTCCTGGTCGACATCCTGATCGGCTGGCTCAACCCCAAGGCGAGGGTCGCATGAGTACCGGCCGCACCCTGCGCAGGGTCCTGCGCAACCCCCTGGGCGGACTGTCCGCCGCCCTGCTCCTGCTCATCGTCGCGGCCGTCCTCCTGGCCCCCGTGATCGCCTCGCAGGACCCGGGCGCCTCCTCGCTGAGCCAGGCGTTCGCCGGCCCGAGCGGCGGCCACCCCCTCGGCATGGACTCGGCGGGGCGCGACATCCTCGCCCGGGTCCTGTACGGCGGACGCACCACGCTCGGCGGCGCGCTGCTCGCCCTGGCCATCGCCCTGGCGCTCGGCGTGCCCACGGGACTCTTCGCCGGATACCGGGGCGGCCGGTTCGACTCCGTCGCCAACTGGACCGTCAACCTCGTCATGGCCCTGCCCGCCATGGTCGTGCTGCTCGCCTCCCGCGCCATCCTCGGCCCCGACGTCCACGTCCTGATGATCGTGCTCGGCGTGCTGGTGGCGCCCAGCTTCTTCCGCCTGGTGCGCGGCATCGTCGCCAACGTCCGGGGCGAGCTGTACGTGGACGCCGCGAAGGTCTCCGGCCTCTCCGACACGCGGATCGTCGCCCGGCACGTCCTGACCGTCGTACGCGGCCCCATCATCATCCAGGTCGCGCTGGTCGCGGGCATCGCCATCGCTCTCCAGGCCGGCCTCGAATTCCTGGGTGTCGGCAGCGGATCGACGGCGACCTGGGGTGCCATGCTCAACGAGGCGTTCCAGAACATCCAGCGCGCGCCCCGGCTCATCCTCTGGCCCGGCCTCGCCCTCGGCCTCACCAACTGCGCCCTTGTCCTGCTGGCCGGAGCCGTGCGCGACGCCCTGGAGGACCAGGCACCCCGGCCCGCCCGCCGCAGGCGCGCCGCGCGGGCCGCCGAACCGGCCGCCGAGCCCGCCGAGCCCGCGGAGTCCGCCGATTCCGCCGCGCCGCGCGCCGCGCTGCTGTCCGTCCGCGGCCTCACCGTCGCCTACGCCCGGCCCGACGGCACCGACAAGGAGGTCGTGCACGGCGTCGACCTCGATGTGCGCCCCGGTGAAATCGTGGGCCTGGTCGGGGAGTCGGGGTCCGGGAAGACCCAGACCGCGTTCTCGGTCCTCGGCCTGCTGCCCGAGGGCGGGCGCGTCACACGCGGCAGCATCACGGTCAACGGCCGCGAGACGGCGGGGATGCGGGAACGCGACCACCGCGCGCTGCGCGGCCGCACCCTCGCGTACGTACCGCAGGAACCCATGAGCAACCTCGACCCCGCCTTCACCATCGGCAGCCAGCTCATGGAGCCCGTACGCCACCACCTCGGACTCGGCCGCAAGGAAGCCGCCGACAAGGCAAGCGAGTTGCTCCGTCTCGTCGAGATCCCCGACCCGGACCGCACCCTGCGCCTCTACCCGCACGAGATCTCCGGCGGCATGGCCCAGCGCGTCCTGATCGCCGGTGCGATGTCCTGCGACCCCGACCTCCTGATCGCCGACGAGCCGACCACCGCCCTCGACGTACGCGTCCAGGCCGAGGTGCTCGACCTGCTGCGCCGGCTCCGGGACGAACGCGGCCTCGGCGTCCTCCTGGTGACCCACAACCTCGGTGTCGTCGCCGACGTCTGCGACCGGGTGGCCGTGATGAACGCCGGCCGCATCGTGGAGACCGGCACCACCGAACAGATCCTCGGCGCACCGCAGGACCCGTACACCCGCACCCTGCTGGCCGCCGTGCTCGACGACGCCCCGGCCCGCGCCCCCTGGCAGCCCCGAGAAGCAAGGACCGTCACCGCATGAAGAAGTCCCCCGACGCCCTGCTCGATGTGCGCGACCTGCGGGTGTCCTTCCGCGGCAAGGGCTGGCGCGCCCCGGACACCGAAGTCCTCAAGGGCGTCTGCCTGTCCGTCAGGCCCGGGGAGACCCTCGGCCTGGTCGGCGAGTCCGGCTCGGGCAAGTCCACCATCGGCCGCGCGGTCCTCGGGCTTGTCCCGGTCCGCTCCGGCTCGGTCACCTTCGACGGCGAGCGCATCGAACACGCCCACGCACGGCGCCGCCGGGCCCTCAGCCGCGACCTCCAGGTCATCTTCCAGGACCCGTACACCTCGCTGAACCCGTCCCGCACCATCGGCGACACGCTCGCCGAACCGCTCATCGGCCAGGGGACGAGCGCGCGGGAGGCCCGGGGGAGGGTCGCCGGGCTGCTGGAGCGCGTCCATCTGCCGTCCGACGCGGCGGGGCGGCTGCCCCGGGAGTTCTCCGGGGGCCAGCGGCAGCGGGTCGCCATCGCACGCGCACTGGCCCTGCGGCCCCGGCTGGTCATCTGCGACGAGCCGGTGTCCGCGCTGGATCTGACGACCCAGCGGACGGTGCTCGACCTGCTCCTGGAGATCCAGGAGGAGACGGGTGTCTCGTACCTCTTCGTCTCGCACGACCTGGCCGTCGTGCGCTTCATGAGCCACCGCGTGTCGGTCATCCACCGCGGCGAGATCGTGGAGACGGGCGACGCCGCCACGGTCACCACGGAGCCGGCACACCGGTACACGCGCACCCTGCTGCTCGCCTCGCCGGTGGCGGACGTGGCCGAGCAGCGCAGGCGCCGGGAGGCGGCCGGAGCCGGGACATCACCGGCCTGACCTGCGAGGAAGGTGGTACGGAGCGGGGCGTCCGGCGGGCGCCCCGTTCGCGTGTACGGCGCGCTTCGGGTGGAGGCGCTATCGGCTACTCAGGGTACTTGTCGCACTTTTCAGAGTGTTACGCCGTATTTATCCCGAGAGTCATGGCATCTCTTAGGCGATCGGTTGATCAGTACGACAATCATCCCGGCTCGAAGGAGTTCAGCATGCGTATGTCCGCTTCTGCCCGTTCCCGCAGCGCTCGCGCGGCCGCCGCGATCGCCGTCGCCGCAGCCACGCTGGGCGGGGCGACCGCCGCCTACGCCGCCCCCGGCGACAGCGGTGACATCGACATCCGCTCGGGTGGCTGGGCGGCGCGCGGCGGCGACGGCAACGAGGTCTGCAAGTTCGTCCTCCAGGCCAGCAACTTCGGCGACATGCCGGCCGTCCCGTGGACCATCACCGCGCAGCCCCCGACCGTTCCCCCGGGGGACACCCTGGCCAGCACCCTGCCGCTGGTGAACGGCTCGGCCCGCAGCCAGGAGTACCTGCTCCCCGAGGGCACGTACCAGCTGGTGTGGATCGTTCCGTCCGGCCCGAAGAACAAGGCGTTCAAGGTCGACTGCACCAAGCCGGCCGGTAACAACGGCTCCGCCGGCAACAGCGAGCGCGGCTCCGCCGCTTCGGGCTCCGAGGCCGCTTCCGAGGGCGGTTCCGAGGGTGGCTACGAGCAGCCCTCCGGCGGAGTGCCCGCCGGTGGCGGCGGTGTTCCGGACATGGACAGCGTCAGCTCCGAGAGCGACTCGAACGTCGGGACCACCGCCGCGCTGGCGGCCGGCGCCGCCGGAGCCGCCGGGCTGATCATGGTCCGCCGAGCCGCACGCCGCCGTGCCCGCAACGAGGCATAGTCCGCGCAGAAGACGCCGACGGGGCCCGAGCCGGGCGTGTCGTCTCACGATGACGTTGTGCGTGACCTCCTCGCTGGTGACCGGCATCGTCTGGGCGAGTTCCGACTCGTCCGACGATCCGGTCGCCGCCGCCCACGGCAATGACGCCGCGGGCGGCGGCGACCGGCCGGCCTCGCACGCACCCCTGTCACCGTCGCGGCCGGTGAAGGTCGCGGTTCCCGCCATCTTCATCGAAGCGCCGGTCACCGGCCTCGGGCTCGACAGGAAGGGGCACCTGGGGGCCCCGCCGATGAGCAGACCGAGGGAGGTGGGCTGGTACAGCGGCGGGCCCTCGCCCGGCGAGAAGGGGACCTCCCTGATCGTCGGCCACCGCGACACGGAGACCGGGCCGGCGATCTTCCTCAACCTCAACGCCCTGCACAAGGGCGACAAGGTGACGGTCACCCGGGCCGACAAGCAGACCGCCGTCTTCACGGTCGACGCGGTCGAGACGTACACGAAGGACAAGTTCCCCGACGACAAGGTGTACGGCAGCACCGGCCGTCCGGAACTCCGGCTGATGACGTGCGGCGGACGCTTCAACAAGAAGGACGGCTACGCCTCCAACGTCGTCGTCTTCGCCCACCTCACGTCACTGAAGAAGCAGAAGGTCTGACGGGCCCGTGCGCGGTCGCACGGGCCCGCCGCCGTGCCCGTCGACGGCCGCCACCGGAGGCGACGTGGGGCAGCGGAGGTCAGTCCGGACCCGCTCCGCCGACGCCCTCCCGGCGGACCGCCACCGCCGCCCGGTGGCCGGATGGGACGGCGATGTCGGCCAGGAGCCAGCCGGCCGGGGCGGCCGGTGCAGGACCGGCGCCGACGTACTCCGTCGACGGGTCCGCGCCCAGGCCGATGCCGAGGCCCTTCAGGTACGCCTCCTTCCTGGTCCACACCCGGGCGAAGGCGGCCGGGCGCAACGCGGGTGCGAGGGAGGCGAGTTCCGCCGCCTCCATGCGGTGGACGACATCGGCGGCCTCGACGAGCGTCTGCGGGTTCGGTACGGGTTCGACGTCCACGCCGACCGGGGCGGCGGCGACGGCGATCAGGCTCAGGCCCTCGCAGTGCGAGAGCGAGAAGTGCAGGGGCTCGCCGGGGAGTACGGGCCGGCCGTGCGGTTCGCCGCAGCACGGGCAGGGAGCACGGGCCACCGAGACCGTGCGCGGTGCGATGCCCAGGTGGTTGCCGAGGACCCGGCGCAGCCCGACGTGGGCGCACAGATAGGTGGCGCGGTCGGTGGGGCGGCGGAACTCCTCCGCCCTGGCCAGCTCCGACGGGCCGAGGACGAGCGGGGCGTAACGGGCCGCGGTCTCCTCGTGCGCCGCCGTGGCGACCAGCCAGAGCTGTGGGCGGCCGGGGCCGGGGTCCGTCAGCGGTGGCAGGGCTGCGGGCAGCGGGGGGAGCGCGGTCGGGAGAAGGAGGGAATCGAGGGCGGGCGGCGGGCTGGGTTCCAACAGGGACATGTCTGCCTCACACGGCTGTGGCGGTGGGCTCGGGGGCGGCGGACGCCTTGGTGGCGGGGGCGTTCCGCGTCAGGGGCGCGCGCAGGGCGAGCGTCGCGGCGACCGGCGAGAAGAGCGCGACGGACGCGCACAGCAGCCAGGTGCCGGTCACGCCCAGCGGGGCGGAGAGCGAGCTGAAGACGGCCAGGGACAGCGGCGCGGCCCCGATGCTGGACAGCGAGAACGTCGACATCGCGGCGCCCAGCTTCCCTTCGGGGACGGCCTGTTGGTACGCGGTGACCAGGGCCGGTCCGTTGAGTCCCGAGAACAGGCCGACCGTGCACGCCGTGACCGCCAGGACGGTGGGCGAGGGCACCAGGGCCATGGAGCCCATGCCC is a genomic window of Streptomyces sp. NBC_00708 containing:
- a CDS encoding ABC transporter substrate-binding protein; this translates as MSRTSRTATVAACVAASLALAGCAGEGGGAAGTGSSTLNIATMTLPQSLDPAVATGSALPYFQAVYDTLVKREPDGTFSPMLATKWTYDKTRTHLALTLRKDVKFADGTPFDGAAVKANLERFQKGGGASAKWLNDLKAVDVTDAAHVTLELTQPNPALEFYLSDAPGLMANPQQFAKADSLKTTPDGTGPYRLDKTRTTVGTKWSYTRNAGYWGEKLPYKNITISFFDNETAITNGLKTGQINAALLQTADQQMAIESDPKVRTQKQEIDFQGLLLFDRDGKITPALRDPRVRQALNYAVDRDTMLDRIRQNRGRTTSQIFGPETRAYDKKLDGYYAHDPAKAKSLLQQAGYAKGFTLKLPRITAIVNDALAASLQSDFKAIGVKLVWDTLDGASAVQKVFKDRLYSGMVMNMGQPTYDWAAADELVTPGAFNMFGTTDKVTRKLLPLIKAGTEAEAKSAARELNQHLVEDAWFLPFYRMSYLHVSDGTVKISPQSGMAVPSIYNYAPAK
- a CDS encoding ABC transporter permease — its product is MLNFIARRIASGAVLLVVISFLSYLLLSVPHIDVGRQLLGESASQSAIDAKNASLGLDEPVLQQYGTWLAHAVRGDLGTSWFTSEDVGQAVGNRLPVTASLMLGVTAVTTVLAFLLGVWAGVRRGAADRFVQVLGVVGYALPGFLLTLVLVLVFAVRLRWFPAIGYTGFTESPSGWLSTITLPVLSLSVASVAGVSQQVRGAVIDALRQDYVRTLRARGLPASRIVFKHVLRNASAPALSVLGMQFVGLLGGAVLVEQIFGLPGIGSMTVTYTTRGDIPVIMALVMLTVVGVVLINLLVDILIGWLNPKARVA
- a CDS encoding ATP-binding cassette domain-containing protein; the protein is MSTGRTLRRVLRNPLGGLSAALLLLIVAAVLLAPVIASQDPGASSLSQAFAGPSGGHPLGMDSAGRDILARVLYGGRTTLGGALLALAIALALGVPTGLFAGYRGGRFDSVANWTVNLVMALPAMVVLLASRAILGPDVHVLMIVLGVLVAPSFFRLVRGIVANVRGELYVDAAKVSGLSDTRIVARHVLTVVRGPIIIQVALVAGIAIALQAGLEFLGVGSGSTATWGAMLNEAFQNIQRAPRLILWPGLALGLTNCALVLLAGAVRDALEDQAPRPARRRRAARAAEPAAEPAEPAESADSAAPRAALLSVRGLTVAYARPDGTDKEVVHGVDLDVRPGEIVGLVGESGSGKTQTAFSVLGLLPEGGRVTRGSITVNGRETAGMRERDHRALRGRTLAYVPQEPMSNLDPAFTIGSQLMEPVRHHLGLGRKEAADKASELLRLVEIPDPDRTLRLYPHEISGGMAQRVLIAGAMSCDPDLLIADEPTTALDVRVQAEVLDLLRRLRDERGLGVLLVTHNLGVVADVCDRVAVMNAGRIVETGTTEQILGAPQDPYTRTLLAAVLDDAPARAPWQPREARTVTA
- a CDS encoding ATP-binding cassette domain-containing protein, which codes for MKKSPDALLDVRDLRVSFRGKGWRAPDTEVLKGVCLSVRPGETLGLVGESGSGKSTIGRAVLGLVPVRSGSVTFDGERIEHAHARRRRALSRDLQVIFQDPYTSLNPSRTIGDTLAEPLIGQGTSAREARGRVAGLLERVHLPSDAAGRLPREFSGGQRQRVAIARALALRPRLVICDEPVSALDLTTQRTVLDLLLEIQEETGVSYLFVSHDLAVVRFMSHRVSVIHRGEIVETGDAATVTTEPAHRYTRTLLLASPVADVAEQRRRREAAGAGTSPA
- a CDS encoding class F sortase, which translates into the protein MTLCVTSSLVTGIVWASSDSSDDPVAAAHGNDAAGGGDRPASHAPLSPSRPVKVAVPAIFIEAPVTGLGLDRKGHLGAPPMSRPREVGWYSGGPSPGEKGTSLIVGHRDTETGPAIFLNLNALHKGDKVTVTRADKQTAVFTVDAVETYTKDKFPDDKVYGSTGRPELRLMTCGGRFNKKDGYASNVVVFAHLTSLKKQKV
- a CDS encoding 4'-phosphopantetheinyl transferase superfamily protein, with translation MSLLEPSPPPALDSLLLPTALPPLPAALPPLTDPGPGRPQLWLVATAAHEETAARYAPLVLGPSELARAEEFRRPTDRATYLCAHVGLRRVLGNHLGIAPRTVSVARAPCPCCGEPHGRPVLPGEPLHFSLSHCEGLSLIAVAAAPVGVDVEPVPNPQTLVEAADVVHRMEAAELASLAPALRPAAFARVWTRKEAYLKGLGIGLGADPSTEYVGAGPAPAAPAGWLLADIAVPSGHRAAVAVRREGVGGAGPD